A single genomic interval of Amycolatopsis albispora harbors:
- a CDS encoding ABC transporter ATP-binding protein encodes MAVPEGAATAAVPLAAKTRGLRKLYRGTVAVDQVDLDVPAGAVLGMLGPNGSGKTTTIRMLLGLVRPTEGEVELLGERMPDGAGRALPDVGALVEGPGFHPFLSGRENLFRMAAAEPRLSTADIPGAVAAALERVDLTGAAHRRYRGYSLGMKQRLGLAAALLVPRRMVVLDEPTNGLDPAGTRDIRKIIAELHAAGTTVVVSSHLLAEVEATCTHVAVLHAGTVVAQGELAELLESGSPNLLVSTPDTELAMEVLRENRMPSKLTPEGVRVELSTTTPPQVLETLVKAGVGVYEARRARTGLEDLFARLTQDDPIEHEERA; translated from the coding sequence GTGGCCGTTCCGGAAGGAGCGGCCACTGCGGCCGTCCCGCTGGCCGCGAAGACCCGGGGCCTGCGCAAGCTCTACCGCGGCACGGTCGCGGTGGACCAGGTCGATCTCGACGTGCCCGCCGGTGCCGTGCTCGGCATGCTCGGCCCGAACGGCTCCGGCAAGACCACCACCATCCGGATGCTGCTCGGCCTGGTCCGGCCGACCGAGGGTGAGGTGGAGCTGCTCGGCGAGCGCATGCCCGACGGCGCGGGCCGGGCGCTGCCGGACGTCGGCGCGCTGGTCGAGGGGCCGGGCTTCCACCCGTTCCTGTCCGGGCGGGAGAACCTGTTCCGGATGGCCGCCGCCGAGCCTCGACTGTCCACTGCGGACATTCCGGGGGCGGTGGCCGCGGCGCTGGAGCGGGTCGACCTGACCGGCGCCGCGCACCGGCGGTACCGGGGGTACTCGCTGGGCATGAAGCAGCGGCTCGGCCTGGCCGCGGCGCTGCTGGTGCCGCGGCGCATGGTGGTGCTGGACGAGCCGACGAACGGCCTGGACCCGGCCGGTACCCGTGACATCCGCAAGATCATCGCCGAGCTGCACGCCGCGGGCACCACCGTGGTGGTCTCCTCGCACCTGCTCGCCGAGGTCGAGGCGACCTGCACGCACGTGGCCGTGCTGCACGCGGGCACCGTGGTCGCCCAGGGCGAGCTGGCCGAGCTGCTGGAGTCCGGGTCGCCGAACCTGCTGGTGTCCACACCGGACACCGAGCTGGCGATGGAGGTGCTGCGGGAGAACCGGATGCCGAGCAAGCTCACCCCGGAGGGGGTCCGGGTCGAGCTGAGCACCACCACCCCGCCGCAGGTGCTGGAAACCCTGGTCAAGGCCGGGGTGGGCGTGTACGAGGCCCGTCGCGCCCGCACCGGGCTGGAGGACCTGTTCGCCCGGCTGACGCAGGACGACCCGATCGAGCACGAGGAACGCGCATGA
- a CDS encoding ABC transporter permease: MARTHRGLALLALLPVGFLVVFFAWPVAAIVGLGFGDGGVAEVLTRASTWQLAGFTVGQAAASTVLSVLAGLPIAFVLARVKLPGIALVRTIVLVPFVLPTVVVGLAFRALWPDGGVLAIVLANAFFNVAVVARTVGGLWSHLDRRAEEAARALGASSWQAFRSVTLPRLTPAVFSASAVVFLFCSTSFGVVLILGGGRFRTLETEIYLRTVNLLDLSGAAALSLVQLLAVVAALVIGAVARRRRESALRLRSAAEAVRRPEGREWWVVAAAVVVLGLLLTPIVALLMKSSIAGFEGLATTGGALPVSGWDAALRSLRTATDATVLAMCVGVLASVVLVSLRRSPGRLARGAGETMDAALMLPLGVSAVTVGFGYLVTLDDLPGDLRTSPLLVPFAQALVIIPMVVRMILPVLRSVDERLRQAAATLGAGPARVWREIDFPLAARSLVAAAGFGYVIALGEFGATSFLARPGEPTLPVAIAALISRPGELNSQMAYAACVLLMLVTAAVVTVIDRLKPSTGEF; encoded by the coding sequence GTGGCGCGGACTCATCGAGGGCTAGCGCTTCTCGCCCTCCTGCCCGTCGGGTTCCTGGTCGTCTTCTTCGCGTGGCCGGTGGCCGCGATCGTCGGGCTCGGATTCGGTGACGGTGGCGTGGCCGAGGTCCTGACCAGGGCATCGACCTGGCAGCTCGCCGGGTTCACCGTCGGGCAGGCGGCCGCGTCGACCGTGTTGTCCGTGCTCGCCGGGCTGCCGATCGCCTTTGTGCTGGCCAGGGTGAAGCTGCCGGGCATCGCGCTGGTCCGGACCATCGTGCTGGTGCCGTTCGTGCTGCCCACCGTGGTGGTCGGCCTGGCCTTCCGCGCGTTGTGGCCGGACGGTGGGGTGCTCGCCATTGTGCTGGCCAACGCGTTCTTCAACGTGGCCGTGGTGGCGCGCACGGTCGGCGGGCTCTGGTCCCATTTGGACCGTCGGGCCGAGGAAGCCGCGCGGGCGCTCGGCGCGTCTTCGTGGCAGGCGTTCCGCTCGGTGACGCTGCCGCGGCTGACGCCGGCTGTCTTCTCCGCGTCGGCCGTGGTGTTCCTGTTCTGCTCCACCAGTTTCGGCGTGGTGCTCATTCTCGGCGGTGGCCGGTTCCGCACCCTCGAAACCGAGATCTACCTGCGCACGGTCAACCTGCTCGACCTGTCCGGCGCGGCGGCGCTGTCGCTCGTGCAACTGCTCGCGGTGGTGGCCGCGCTGGTGATCGGCGCGGTCGCGCGCCGTCGCCGCGAGAGTGCGCTGCGCCTGCGTTCGGCCGCGGAGGCGGTGCGCCGGCCTGAAGGTCGTGAGTGGTGGGTGGTGGCCGCCGCGGTGGTGGTGCTGGGGCTGCTGCTCACGCCGATCGTGGCGCTGCTGATGAAGTCCAGCATCGCCGGGTTCGAAGGGCTCGCCACCACCGGAGGCGCGTTGCCGGTGTCCGGTTGGGACGCTGCCCTGCGCTCGCTGCGGACCGCGACCGACGCGACCGTGCTGGCGATGTGCGTCGGTGTGCTGGCTTCCGTGGTGCTCGTGTCGCTGCGGCGCTCGCCCGGCAGGCTGGCCAGGGGAGCGGGCGAGACGATGGACGCCGCGCTCATGCTGCCGCTCGGTGTCTCGGCGGTCACCGTGGGCTTCGGGTACCTGGTCACGCTCGACGACCTGCCGGGCGACCTGCGCACCTCACCGCTGCTGGTGCCGTTCGCGCAGGCGCTGGTGATCATCCCGATGGTCGTGCGCATGATCCTGCCGGTGCTGCGGTCGGTGGACGAGCGGCTGCGCCAGGCCGCCGCCACGCTCGGCGCCGGACCGGCCCGGGTCTGGCGCGAGATCGATTTCCCGTTGGCCGCAAGGTCTTTGGTCGCCGCCGCCGGATTCGGGTACGTGATCGCGCTCGGCGAGTTCGGCGCGACCAGCTTTCTCGCGCGGCCCGGCGAGCCGACGCTGCCGGTGGCGATCGCGGCGCTGATCTCGCGGCCGGGCGAGCTGAACAGCCAGATGGCGTATGCGGCCTGTGTGCTGCTGATGCTGGTCACCGCGGCGGTGGTGACGGTGATCGACCGCCTCAAGCCGTCCACCGGGGAGTTCTGA
- a CDS encoding ABC transporter permease subunit, with translation MTSPTSFRGSGGRPPAEFGAAALPHTTPASAIGVPRLLRAELRWIFRRPRTLAVLGLLAALPAVIGIGLTFVDGPPSGAGDGPNNGGDSLLIAAAGNALVLPIAALTMGLGLLLPLAAAMSSADALAGESSHGTLRSWLLAPVSRGRLLVVKALGVGVVVLVATTSMAVVGVVTGLLLNGTDAVFTLSGTTPGFGAVLGKIAIAVLWVTLQVWAIAAVALAISACTEHPMLVVASVLGGVIISSVLQVLDSLSWLHPFLLNSSWEALADVLRDPVPASGLLEGAFRAGCYVAIGLSLAYARMITKDG, from the coding sequence ATGACCTCCCCAACGTCTTTCCGGGGGTCCGGGGGTCGCCCCCCGGCTGAATTCGGCGCTGCGGCTTTGCCGCACACCACGCCCGCGTCGGCGATCGGCGTGCCGCGCCTGCTGCGCGCGGAACTGCGCTGGATCTTCCGCCGCCCGCGCACCCTGGCCGTGCTCGGCCTGCTGGCCGCGCTGCCCGCGGTCATCGGCATCGGGCTGACCTTTGTGGACGGTCCGCCGAGCGGCGCCGGCGATGGGCCCAACAACGGCGGTGACTCACTGCTCATCGCGGCCGCTGGCAACGCGCTGGTGCTGCCGATCGCCGCGCTGACCATGGGGCTGGGCCTGCTGCTGCCGCTGGCCGCGGCGATGTCGAGCGCCGACGCGCTGGCGGGCGAGTCCTCGCACGGCACGCTGCGCAGCTGGCTGCTCGCGCCGGTGAGCCGGGGCAGGCTGCTCGTGGTCAAGGCGCTCGGCGTCGGGGTGGTGGTGCTGGTCGCGACCACGTCGATGGCGGTGGTCGGCGTGGTCACCGGGCTGCTCCTCAACGGCACGGACGCGGTGTTCACGCTGTCCGGCACCACGCCCGGTTTCGGTGCGGTGCTGGGAAAGATCGCCATCGCGGTGCTGTGGGTGACGTTGCAGGTGTGGGCGATCGCCGCGGTCGCGCTGGCCATCTCGGCCTGCACCGAGCACCCGATGCTGGTGGTGGCTTCGGTGCTGGGCGGGGTGATCATCTCCTCGGTGCTGCAGGTGCTCGACTCGCTCTCGTGGCTGCACCCGTTCCTGCTCAACTCGTCCTGGGAGGCGCTGGCCGACGTGCTGCGGGATCCGGTGCCCGCGTCCGGCCTGCTCGAAGGCGCGTTCCGGGCGGGTTGCTACGTCGCGATCGGACTGTCGCTGGCGTACGCGCGCATGATCACCAAGGACGGCTGA
- a CDS encoding ABC transporter ATP-binding protein, giving the protein MPLTAEQLTVRYGSLTAVEDASLEIGDGEVLALLGPSGSGKSTLLRAITGLEPLTQGRVSWNGTDLAGLPVHRREFGLVFQDGQLFPHRDVAGNIAFGLRMHRVPKDEQAARVTELLELVGLKGYERRRVTELSGGEAQRVALARALAPRPRLLLLDEPLSGLDAELREQLAIDLAALLRRAGVSTLLVTHDQEEAFTLADRVAVLEGGRIRQVGPVREVWRRPVDERVARFLGVTRFVDATGENGVLRSPLGEVAAEVDGPVLLGLRPSALRVAETGVRGEVVSQVYRRDHVRLKVRVEDGSTVDAAAPVLAELAEGDSVRLRLDPDGIAVVSRPW; this is encoded by the coding sequence ATGCCACTCACCGCCGAGCAACTGACCGTGCGCTACGGCTCGCTGACCGCCGTCGAAGACGCGTCGCTGGAGATCGGTGACGGGGAAGTGCTGGCCCTGCTGGGACCTTCCGGTTCCGGTAAGTCCACTTTGCTCCGTGCGATCACCGGACTGGAACCGCTCACCCAGGGACGGGTGAGCTGGAACGGCACCGATCTCGCGGGCCTGCCGGTGCACCGCCGCGAGTTCGGGCTGGTTTTCCAGGACGGCCAGCTGTTCCCGCATCGGGACGTCGCCGGGAACATCGCGTTCGGCCTGCGCATGCACCGCGTGCCGAAGGACGAGCAGGCCGCGCGGGTGACCGAACTCCTGGAACTGGTGGGGCTCAAGGGATACGAGCGCCGACGGGTGACCGAGCTGTCCGGTGGTGAGGCGCAGCGCGTGGCACTGGCCCGTGCGCTGGCGCCGCGGCCGCGCCTGCTGCTGCTGGACGAACCACTGTCCGGTTTGGACGCTGAACTCCGCGAGCAGCTGGCCATCGACCTCGCCGCGTTGCTCCGCCGTGCCGGGGTCAGCACGCTGCTGGTGACCCACGACCAGGAGGAGGCGTTCACCTTGGCCGACCGGGTCGCCGTGCTGGAAGGCGGCCGGATTCGCCAGGTCGGCCCGGTGCGGGAGGTGTGGCGACGGCCGGTGGACGAGCGGGTGGCGCGCTTCCTCGGGGTGACGCGGTTCGTGGACGCGACCGGGGAGAACGGTGTGCTCCGGTCGCCGCTCGGTGAGGTGGCGGCCGAAGTGGACGGTCCAGTCCTCTTGGGACTGCGGCCGAGTGCGCTCAGGGTCGCGGAAACCGGCGTCCGCGGTGAGGTGGTTTCCCAGGTGTACCGCCGTGACCACGTCCGGCTGAAGGTCCGCGTCGAAGACGGGTCCACAGTGGACGCTGCGGCGCCGGTGCTGGCCGAGCTGGCCGAGGGCGATTCCGTCCGGCTCAGGCTGGACCCGGACGGAATCGCCGTGGTCAGCCGTCCTTGGTGA